In Leclercia pneumoniae, the genomic window GGATGGGTAAATCAGGTCATATCGGCCGCAAAATGGCGGCAACCTTTGCCAGCACCGGGACAACGGCCTTTTTCGTCCACCCAGGCGAAGCCGCTCACGGCGATCTCGGTATGGTCACGCCGCAGGATGTGGTTATTGCCTTATCCAACTCAGGTGAATCTAACGAAATTCTGGCGCTGATCCCGGTCCTAAAGCGGCTGCAGGTTAAGCTTATCTGCGTTACCAGCCGCCCCGAGAGCAGCATGGCGCGCGCCGCAGATGTGCACCTGTGCGTGAAAGTCCCTAAAGAGGCCTGCCCGCTGGGTCTGGCTCCCACATCCAGCACCACCGCGGTACTGGTGATGGGCGACGCCCTTGCCGTCGCGCTGCTTGAGGCCCGCGGTTTTACGGCAGAAGATTTCGCCCTCTCCCACCCTGGCGGTGCGCTTGGACGCAAATTGCTATTACGCGTCAACGACATCATGCATACTGGCGAGGAAATTCCGCACGTCAGTAAAGACGCTCCCTTACGTGATGCGTTACTGGAAATCACCCGTAAAAACCTGGGCATGACGGTCATCTGTGATGAGACGATGAAGATCGAAGGTATCTTCACCGACGGGGACCTGCGCCGGGTATTTGATATGGGCGTCGATGTTCGTACGCTGGGTATCGCCGATGTGATGACCAGCGGCGGAATTCGCGTGCGTCCGGGGACGCTGGCGGTCGATGCACTCAACCTGATGCAGTCCCGCCATATTACCGCGGTCATGGTTGCCGATGGCGACCAGTTGCTGGGTGTGGTACATATGCATGATCTTCTGCGCGCAGGCGTAGTGTAATGAAGGATAAGACAATGAGTAATGCGGGTGCTTCGCTTGCAACCTGTTACGGCCAGGTCAGTTCACAAATGATGGCGCAAGCGGAAAAGATTCGTTTGCTGATTCTGGACGTGGACGGCGTCCTCTCCGACGGCCTGATCTATATGGGCAATAACGGCGAGGAGCTTAAGGCCTTTAATGTGCGTGATGGCTACGGCATTCGCTGCGCACTGACTTCTGGCATAGAAGTTGCCATTATCACCGGCCGGAAGGCTAAACTAGTAGAAGACCGTTGCGACACGTTGGGCATTACCCATCTTTATCAGGGACAATCCGATAAGAGGGTCGCTTTCAGGGATTTGCTGGATAAACTGGCTATTGCCCCAGAAAACGTAGCCTATGTAGGCGACGATCTGATTGACTGGCCAGTAATGGCTGAAGTGGGACTGAGCATTGCCGTTGCCGATGCGCATCCGCTTTTACTCCCCCGCGCTGACTATGTCACCCGGATCAACGGTGGGCGGGGCGCGGTTCGTGAGGTGTGCGATCTCCTGTTACTGGCGCAAGGCAAGCTTGATGAGGCCAAAGGGCAATCGATATGAGTAAAACCAGACGTTGGGTTATTATTCTGCTTTCGCTGTTGGCACTGGTACTGATTGGCGTGAATCTTGCCGATCGGGATGACACCGAAGCGCCGACGGTGAACACGAGCGATCCAACCTATAAAAGCGATCAAAGCAATACCGTGGTTTATAGCCCGGAAGGCGCACTGAATTATCGCCTTATCGCCCAGCACGTTGAATATTTCTCTGAGCAGGGTGATTCGTGGTTTACCCAGCCGGTGCTGACCACGTTTGACAAAGATAAAGTTCAGACATGGTCCATCAAATCAGATCGGGCAAAACTGACGAATGACCGTATGCTTTATCTTTATGGCCATGTGGAAGTGAATGCGCTGACCCCTGATGCGCAATTGCGCAAAATCACCACTGACAACGCACAGATCAACCTGGTCACCCAGGATGTCACATCCCAGGATCTGGTCACTTTATACGGCACAACATTTAATTCCAGCGGCCTCAGAATGCGCGGGAACTTACGCAGCAAGAACGCAGAGCTGATTGAAAAGGTTAGAACCTCCTATGAAATTCAAAACAAACAAACTCAGCCTTAATTTCGTCATCGCCAGCGCACTGCTGGCCGCCAGTCTGCCTGCGCTTGCTGTGACAGGTGATACCGAGCAGCCGATTCATATCGAGTCAGACACCCAGTCTCTTGATATGCAGGGCAATGTGGTGACGTTCACTGGCAATGTGGTGGTGACTCAGGGCACCATCAAAATCAATGCAGACAAAGTCGTCGTGACCCGTCCGGGTGGCGAAGATGGTAAAGAGATTATCGATGGTTACGGCAATCCGGCCACCTTCTACCAGATGCAGGACAATGGCAAACCGGTAAAAGGCCACGCCTCGCACATGCACTATGAGCTGGCAAAAGATTTTGTCGTGCTCACTGGCAACGCGTTCCTGGAGCAGCTGGACAGTAATATCACCGGCGACAAGATCACCTACCTGGTGAAAGAGCAGAAAATGCAGGCCTTCAGTGAAAAAGGCAAACGCGTCACCACCGTACTTGTTCCGTCGCAGCTGCAGGACAAAAACAGCAATCAGGCTCCGGCACAGAAAAAGAGTAACTAATTCGTTATGGCAACATTAACTGCAAAGAATCTTGCGAAGGCCTATAAGGGCCGCCGCGTCGTGGAAGATGTCAGTCTGACCGTAAACTCTGGTGAGATCGTCGGGCTTCTGGGGCCGAACGGTGCGGGTAAAACCACCACTTTCTACATGGTGGTCGGTATTGTGCCGCGCGATGCAGGCAACATCATTATCGATGACGAAGACATCAGTCTGCTGCCACTGCACGCCCGTGCCCGTCGTGGTATCGGCTATCTGCCGCAGGAAGCGTCCATCTTCCGTCGCCTGAGCGTCTTCGACAACCTGATGGCCGTCTTGCAGATCCGTGACGATCTTACCGCCGAGCAGCGTGAAGATCGCGCTAACGAGCTGATGGAAGAGTTCCACATTGAACATCTGCGTGATAGCCTCGGTCAGGCGCTCTCGGGCGGCGAACGTCGTCGCGTTGAGATTGCCCGAGCGCTGGCTGCCAACCCAAAATTCATTCTTCTTGATGAACCCTTTGCGGGCGTTGACCCCATTTCCGTAATCGATATCAAACGCATTATCGAGCATCTGCGCGACAGCGGCCTCGGCGTATTGATAACGGACCATAACGTGCGCGAAACGCTGGCCGTCTGCGAACGTGCATACATTGTGAGCCAGGGGCATCTGATTGCTCATGGCACGCCGCAGGCGATCCTGGAAGACGAGCATGTTAAGCGCGTGTATCTTGGGGAAGACTTCAGACTCTGATAGGGTAAGAGGTACAACAACGCGTAACCGGAGAAAAATGCTCTGAATATGAAGCAAGGTTTGCAATTAAGGCTCAGCCAGCAGCTGGCAATGACGCCACAATTACAGCAGGCAATCCGCCTGTTGCAATTGTCTACGCTTGAACTGCAGCAGGAGCTCCAGCAAGCGCTGGAGAGCAATCCTCTGCTTGAGCAAACCGATCTTCACGATGAGGTAGACACCCAGCAGTCCCAGGACACCGAGGCACTTGATACCGCCGATGCCCTTGAGCAGAAAGAGATGCCCGACGAGCTGCCGCTGGATGTCAGCTGGGATGAGATCTACACCGCCGGCACCCCTTCCGGTAACCGCGTGGATTACCAGGACGATGAACTGCCGGTTTATCAGGGGGAAACGACCCAGTCACTGCAGGATTATCTGATGTGGCAGGTGGAGCTGACCCCGTTCTCCGATACCGATCGCGCCATCGCCACCTCTATCGTCGATGCTGTTGATGACACCGGTTATCTCACCGTAACGCTGGAAGATATTCTTGAAAGCATTGGCGATGCCGATATCGATCTGGAAGAGGTCGAAGCGGTTCTGAAGCGAGTTCAGCGCTTTGATCCCATTGGCGTAGCGGCGAGAGATTTACGTGACTGCCTGCTTATACAGCTGTCGCAGTTTGTGAAAGAGACGCCCTGGATCGAAGAGGCCAGACTGATCGTCAGCGATCATCTGGATCTACTGGCAAATCATGACTTCCGGGCCTTAATGCGGGTGACGCGGCTAAAAGAAGATGTGCTCAAGGCCGCCGTGAATCTGATTCAGTCACTGGATCCCCGTCCGGGTCAGTCGATCCAGACCAGCGAGCCCGAGTATGTTATCCCCGACGTGCTGGTGCGAAAACATAACGGTCTGTGGACCGTAGAACTTAACTCCGACAGCATTCCCCGCCTGCAAATTAACCAGCAATACGCCTCAATGTGCACCAGCTCGCGCAACGATTCCGATAACCAGTTTATTCGCAGTAATCTGCAGGAAGCGCGCTGGCTGATTAAAAGCCTTGAGAGCCGTAACGATACCCTGCTGCGCGTCAGCCGCTGTATCGTCGAGCAACAGCAGGCCTTTTTCGAACGGGGCGAAGAGTACATGAAACCGATGGTGCTGGCGGATATCGCCCAGGCCGTCGAAATGCACGAATCCACGATTTCCCGCGTCACTACGCAGAAGTATCTGCATAGCCCACGCGGTATTTTTGAGCTTAAGTATTTCTTCTCTAGCCATGTTAATACCGAGGGCGGCGGCGAAGCATCGTCGACAGCCATCCGTGCGCTGGTGAAGAAATTGATCGCCGCGGAAAACCCCGCGAAACCACTGAGTGACAGTAAGTTAACCACCATGCTGTCGGATCAAGGTATCATGGTGGCTCGCCGCACTGTTGCGAAGTATCGAGAGTCTTTATCCATTCCGCCGTCTAACCAGCGTAAGCAGCTGGTCTGACACAACCGATAAGGAAGACACTATGCAGCTCAACATCACTGGACATAACGTCGAAATTACCGAGGCGCTGCGCGAATTTTTGAATACAAAATTTGCCAAACTTGAACAGTATTTCGAGAGGATCAACCAGGTCTACATTGTGTTGAAAGTGGAGAAAGTGACTCATATCTCGGACGCCACCCTGCATGTCAACGGTGGCGAGCTCCATGCCAGTGCGGAAGGGCAGGACATGTATGCGGCTATCGACGGCTTGATTGATAAGCTGGCCCGACAGCTAAATAAACATAAAGATAAACTGAAACAACACTAATTGTCCGGGCAGTTAACGGATGCAGGCCGGCCTGTTGTGAAACACATCAGGCCCTTTGTATCGTTAGCGCTTAGGTGAAATTATGATAAATAACGATTCCGCTCTTCAACTGAGCAATGTCCTTAACCAGGAATGTACCCGCAGTGCCGTTCATTGCCAGAGCAAAAAACGTGCGCTGGAGATCATCAGCGAACTGGCGGCTAAACAGCTGGGCTTAGCGCCGCAAGTGGTGTTTGAAGCCATCCTGACCCGTGAGAAAATGGGCAGTACCGGTATCGGTAACGGCATCGCCATTCCGCATGGCAAGCTGGAAGAGGACACCCTGCGCGCCGTGGGCGTCTTTGTGCAGCTGGAAACGCCGATCGCCTTTGATGCCATCGACAATCAGCCTGTCGACCTGCTGTTTGCGCTGCTGGTTCCTGCCGATCAAACGAAAACCCATCTGCATACGCTGTCGCTGGTCGCCAGACGCCTGGCAGACAAAACCATTTGTCGCCGCCTGCGCGCTGCGCAGAGTGACGAAGAGCTTTATCAAATTATCACGGAAGCGGAAGGCAACCAGGATGATGCGTAATCGGGTAATGGCTATGACATTTGCTGTCCTGAGGAGAAAAGTTTCATGGTGCTGATGATCGTCAGCGGACGTTCCGGGTCGGGTAAATCCGTCGCCCTGCGTGCGCTGGAAGATATGGGCTTTTACTGCGTAGATAACCTGCCGGTGGTGCTGTTGCCCGACCTGGCACGAACGCTGGCAGACAGACAAATCTCGGCGGCCGTCAGTATCGACGTACGAAATATGCCGGAATCCCCGGAGATCTTCGAACAGGCCATGAGCAGCCTGCCGGAAGCGTTTTCCCCGCAGCTGCTCTTCCTTGATGCCGACCGCAATACGTTAATCCGTCGTTATAGCGACACCCGTCGTCTGCACCCCCTTTCCAGTAAGAATCTGTCGCTGGAAAGCGCTATTGATGAAGAGAGCGATCTACTGGAGCCGCTGCGTTCCCGCGCGGATCTGATCGTAGATACCTCTGAGATGTCAGTGCATGAGCTGGCCGAGATGCTGCGTACCCGCCTGCTGGGTAAACGCGAACGCGAGTTGACCATGGTGTTTGAGTCCTTTGGCTTCAAGCACGGTATCCCTATCGATGCCGACTACGTCTTTGACGTACGCTTCCTGCCAAACCCACACTGGGATCCTAAACTGCGCCCAATGACGGGTCTGGATAAGCCGGTAGCGGCCTTCCTTGATCGGCATACTGAAGTCCATAACTTTATCTACCAGACTCGTAGCTATCTTGAGCTATGGTTACCTATGCTGGAGACCAATAACCGCAGCTATCTGACTGTGGCGATTGGCTGTACGGGCGGTAAACACCGTTCGGTCTACATTGCCGAGCAACTGGCTGACTATTTCCGCTCTCGCGGTAAAAACGTTCAGTCGCGTCATCGCACGCTGGAAAAACGTAAAACATGACCGTAAAGCAGACCGTGGAAGTCACCAATAAGCTGGGAATGCACGCCCGCCCGGCCATGAAGCTATTTGAGCTGATGCAGGGCTTCGACGCAGAGGTTCTGCTACGTAACGACGAAGGTACCGAAGCGGAAGCGAACAGCGTGATTGCACTGCTAATGCTCGATTCCGCTAAGGGCCGCCAGATTGAAATTGAAGCGACGGGGCCTCAGGAAGAAGAGGCGCTGGCCGCGGTCATTGCGCTGTTTAACGCCGGGTTCGACGAAGATTAGTAGAGCTTGTGCGCCTGCATAAAGCCTTCGCCGCCTAACTGCCGCATCTGCCGCAGGATCCACGCCTGGCGGCTACGCACGTAACCCGTCGGTGCGCTGGCCTTAAAGCGAATTGGGTTTGGCAGAACGGCTGCGAGAAGCGCGGCTTCAGCGGGGCTTAGCTTACTGGCAGGTTTATGGAAATAGCGTTGAGACGCAGCCTCCACACCAAATACCCCCTCACCAAACTCGGCGATGTTGAGATACACCTTCAGGATCCGCTTCTTACTCCAGACGGTCTCCATACCTAGCGTCAGCCCGGCTTCCAGCCCTTTTCTCACCCAGCTGCGTCCATCCCACAAAAAGAGGTTTTTGGCCGTTTGCTGGGAAAGCGTCGATGCACCACGGATCCGGTTCTCATTGCGTTCGTTATGCGCCAACGCTTTTTCAATGGCGCCCATGTCAAACCCCCAGTGCTCCGGGAATTTCTGATCTTCAGCGGCTATCACTGCCAGCCCCATCCAGGGGGAGATCTCATCCATGCTCACCCAGTCGGAATGCGCCACATAGCTGAAGTTTCCCGCGAACCAGGCACTAAGCTGACGCTCTACCATTACCGCAGAAAATGGCACCGGTAGAATATTGAACAGCGCAATGCCGCCGCCCCAGAACACCGCCAGCACCAACACAATCCGCAGCAGCCAGCGCTTGAACATCTTCACAATCATTCCGTCAGCACCAGTACGCGTGCGACCAGTTTATCAATGCCCGCAGCGGCTTCGGCGATAGTCTGTGCCAACATATACGCAGGTGTGGTGACGATTTTGTTATCTTCATCGACAACGATATCTTCCACCGGGCAGGGAACATGTTCACCGCCCATCTCCTCGATCACCTCGGCAGTATCGATATCGGTGCCGATGGTCAGGCGCAGCGGGAAATCAAAAATCTTTGGCAGCAAGGCCGGTGCAATGCAGATAAAACCCAGGGGTTTGCCCTGCTGGTGCATCTGCTGCGCCAGCGCTTTCAGATCGTCATCAACTTCACACTGGCTTCCCTGCGCAGCAAAGTTGCTCAGGTTTTTTGCCGCACCGAATCCGCCAGGTACGATCAGCGCATCCAGCGCCTCTGCCTTCGCCATATTGAGCGGATGAATATCTCCACGGGCGATGCGCGCCGCTTCGATCAGCACGTTACGGCTGTCGGCCATCGCTTCGCCAGTCAGATGATTAATGACGTCGGACTGGACTTTATCTGGGGCAAAACAGATTGCCTGCGCACCTCCCCGGGACAACGCCAGGAGCGTAAGGACGGACTCGGTGATTTCAGCCCCGTCATAAACACCACAACCGCTAAGCACTACGCCAACTTTTTTCATCATGCCGATTCCTTATAGCAAGTGACTGAAGCTTATTAATAATTCTGATTAAAACGCTATGCTTCACATATTTCACTGATTCATGTAACAAAGTATTTAAGATTTGCTATCTTAACTGCGTGCGGCCTAAATTTTGAGGCGGCGTCTGGTTCCAAAATGATAACAATGTTCTCTACAGGCGCAGCCAAGATTTCCCTGGTGTTGGCGCAGTATTCGCGCACCCCGGTTTAGCCGGGGTCATTTTTTTCTGCTTTCTACCCACGCTTTCAATACCGCCACATCGTTCTGCCACTCTTGCTTCATCTCTTCGACCCATTCACCGACATTATCGGACCAGGCAGGAAGATCGGGGCTCTGGATCTGCTGACCAAGCTGTTGCAGATGACGCAAACCTACCGATCCCGCTGCGCCTTTAATTTTATGCCCCTCTTCCACGATGCCTTTCTGATCGCGCGCGGTCAGGTTCGACTCCAGCACCGCTAAATAGCCAGGCATCATCTTCTCGAAGACCGCCAGCCCATCGGTAATCAGCTTCGGGCCAACCAGTTCGATGTATTGTTCAAGCATGGCGATATCCAGCAAGGTATGCGCTTTATCGGTATCAACCTTCGTCATGGTGCTCTCCTCTTCGTCACAGGTATCCCAGTACTTCTTAATCATGGCAGTGAGAGCAGGTACGGACAGCGGCTTGCTCAGCACATCGTCCATCCCGGCCTCCAGATACTCTTTTTTATCCTTCAGCACGTTCGCGGTCAGCGCCACCAGCGGCGGCAGCTCGTCACGGCTGTAGCGACGCGTGAGCTCACGCGAAATATCCAGCCCGGTCATATCCGGCAACTGGATATCAAGCAACAGCAGGTCATATTCGCCTGGCGTGAACATCTCCAGCGCGGCAGTCCCGGTCATGGCGACATCCACGCTACTGCCCAGCTTTTCCAGCACCGAGCGCGCCACAATGACGTTAAGTTCAATATCTTCCACCAGCAAGACGTGCAGCGCGGGCAGCGGTAAATCATCGTGAGCGAAGGTATCTTCCACCTCTTCTGCCACCGCCGGAGCATGCACGCTCAGAGCAAACAGCGAGCCCTTACCCGGGTTGCTGGAGACGGTGATATCGCCGCCCATGCTTTTCGCCAGACGACGCGATACTGCCAGACCTATACCGGTGCCGGTGGCAGGCTTACCGCCCTGACTATCTTTCACCTGATAATACATGGCAAAGATCTTATCCTGCTCTTCCTGTGGAATGCCGATCCCTGAGTCTTCAACCTCGAAATGCAGCATCTCCCCTTCGCCGTAGCGAACCCGCACCGACACCTGCCCTGCCTGCGTAAACTTGACGGCGTTACTGATCAGATTCCACAGAATCTGGCGCAGACGCGTACCATCGGTGACCACTTTATGGGGCAACGGCAATGTCGGCTCCAGCACAAAGCGTAGACCTTTCTGCTGCGCTTGCAGGCCTGACAGATTTTCCAGGTCGGCCAGGAAGCTGGTGAAGTCTACCGGCTGGTTATCCAACTGAACTTTACGCCGCTCCATTTTATCCATGTCGATAATGTCGTTGAAAATATTCCCCAACGTCACGGCTGAAACATGGATAGTCTTAAGGTATTTCTCCTGCTCGGCAGACAGCTCGGTATCAAGCAGAATACGGCTTAGCCCGACGATACCGTTAAGGGGCGTACGCAGCTCATGGCTGATGGTCGAGATAAAGGTGGTCTTATCCCGGCTGGCGCGCTCCAGCGCATCCTGATAGCGCTTACGTTCGGTAATATCGCGGCCAAAGCCCATCAGGCCATGGCGTTTACCCACGCGGTCGTAATAGGGAACTTTGCGGATCTCAAAGCAGGCTTTGCGCCCATCCGGATAATCCAGCCACTGTTCGTAGGTGAGGGAGACGTTGTGACGGAAGACTTTTTCATCCGTTTCAATGACTTTTGCCGCCGCCTCTTCGGAATAGACGTCCTGCGGTTTGAGGCTAACCAGCTGTTTTTCACTTTTGCCGGTCAGCAGTTCCATTGCCCGGTTGCAGCCGGAGAACTCTTTATCCTCATTACGGTAGAAGACCAGATCCGGTGAGGCATCAAGAAACGAACGAAGAAAAGAGGATTGCTGTTCGAGCTGGATCTGCGTCTCTTCACGCTCTTTCATCTCTACCTTCAGCTGCTCCAGCGTTACGCGGCGCTCTGCTTCGGCTTTTTCACGATCTGAAATTTCCTGATTAAGCTGTGCAATGTTGTCCTTCAACTGAACATTGAGCTTCAGATCACGCTCGCGCATCTCCTCCAGTTTCTCCACCAGCCGGGAGAGGCGCTGACGCGACTCCTCGAGCTGCTCGACCACCACCGACAGGAAGTAGACCGCCCAGGGGGTAATCAACAGACCGAAGAAAATAGAGCGGATGACGTCGATACTTTCGACCTGCCCATGCAGCACCATGGTCACCGCCATCTGTACCACAATCGCCAGCACTACCAGCGCCAGGGCGAGCAACATGGAGAAGCGTACCAGGCCAAGCTTCATCATGAGATCGACGTAGTACTGCGCCAGCATTCGAATTTGCTTCATAGAGGATTCCTTCACGGCTTCATCGCACAATCATACTCAAATTTCAGGCAAGACGTTGAAGGTTGTGCGAAAAAGTGCGGGGTAGAGCGGGAGATCCCCCTCGCTCCCACGACGGGGAGAGAGGGGTAAAGCAGGTCAGGAGCGTTTTAGCATCAGCCAGAGGCTGATAACGAAGAAAGATGCGCTTGGCAGCAGGGCACCAATCACCGGCGGTATGCCATACACCAGGGTCAGCGGACCGAAGATCTGGTCCAGCACGTAGAAGACAAAGCCAAAGCTAATCCCGGTGACGACGCGCACGCCCATGGCTACGCTACGCAGCGGCCCGAAGATAAAGGAGAGAGCCATCAACATCATGACCGCCACGGAGAGTGGCTGGAAGATTTTGCTCCACATATTGAGCTGATAACGACCGGCATCCTGGCCACTCGACTTAAGATACTTCACATAGTTGTGAAGGCCACTGATAGAGAGCGCGTCCGGATCCAGCGCCACCACGCCGAGCTTGTCCGGCGTCAGGTTGGTTTTCCAGGTGCCACTGACGGTTTGCGAGCCCGTGATCTGTTTTGGATCCTGCAGGTTAGACTCGTCAACCTGCGACAGACGCCAAAGTTTATTGTCTGCATCAAAGGTCGCCGATGCCGCATAACGTACCGCCTGCAGCCGGCGCTGATCGTTAAAGCTATAAATGCTTACGCCGCCAAGGGAGTTGTCGCCCTTCACGCGTTCGATATAGACAAAGTTATTTCCGTCTTTCGCCCACAGCCCCTGCTGGGTTGAGAGCAGCGAGCCGCCGTACATGGCCTGCGCACGGTAGTTACGCGCCATCTGCTCGCCCTGCGGTGCCACCCATTCGCCGATGGCCATGGTCAGCAGCACCAGTGGAATGGCGGTTTTCATGACCGACAGCGCCACCTGCATACGGGTAAAGCCAGAGGCCTGCATGACAACCAGTTCACTGCGCTGTGCCAACATCCCCAGACCCAGCAGGGCACCTAACAACGCCGCCATCGGGAAGAAGATCTGCACATCTTTTGGCATGCTGAGCAGGGTATACATACCTGCACCCAGAGCGTCGTAACTCCCCTGCCCGGCCTTTTTCAGCTGATCAACAAACTTGATGATGCCGGAGAGGGAGACCAGCATGAATAACGTCATCATGATGGTGGTAAAAATGGTTTTACCGATATAGCGGTCTAAAACGCGAAAAGCCTGCATTACACCGCTCCTTTACGCATAAAACGGGATCTGAAACGGCGCATCGGCACGGTATCCCAAAGGTTAAGCGCGATGGCCAGCAACAGATACAGCACGTTGACCGCCCAGGTCCAGATAACCGGGTCGATTTTGCCTTTCCCACCGTTCGATTTTATGGAGGTCTGCAGCAGGAAGAACACCAGATAGAGCAGCATCGCCGGCAGCATTGACAGCACACGTCCCTGACGCGGGTTGACCACGCTCAGCGGAACCACCATCAGTGCCATCATAAACACGGTGAATACCAGCGTAATACGCCAGTGCAACTCTGCCCGGGCGCGATCGGTATCGGTGGTGAAGAGCGTACGCATGTTCATCTGATCCGTATCGCTCGGGTCCAGCGCGACCGCCTGGTGACCAATGATCGCCTGGTAGTTCTGGAAGTCGGTAATACGGAAATCGCGCAACATGGCAGTGCCTTCAAAGCGGGTGCCTTTGTTCAGCGTGACGACCTGAGACCCATCTTTAGTCTGAGAAAGCTGGCCTGAATCAGCCACCACCACGGAGGGACGGGCATTGCCTTTCGGTCGAATTTGCGCGAGGAAAACGTCGTTGAACCGGCTACCGTCAACGCTTTCGATAAACAGGACCGAGTTGCCGTCGCTGGCTTGCTGGAACTGTCCCTGGGCCAGGGCAGCCATGCCGGGGTTGGCTTTCGCTTCAGCTAGCACTTCATCCTGATGGCGCGATGACCAGGGGCCTGCCCACATCACGTTGACGGCGGCAACGATACCGGTAAACAACGCCAGTACCATGGCGGCTTTTACCAGTACCGCTTTGCTCAGTCCGCAGGCGTGCATGACGGTGATTTCACTTTCGGTATAGAGTTTACCGAGCGTCATCAGCAATCCGAGGAAAAGGCTCAACGGCAGGATCAGCTGCGCCATTTCAGGCACGCCTAACCCGAGGAGGGAAAGCACCAGATTTGTAGGAATTTCGCCGTCGACCGCTGCACCGAGGATCCTCACCAGTTTCTGACAGAAAAAAATCAGAAGCAGGATGAAGAGTATTGCCAGCTGGCTTTTGAGCGTCTCCCGCACCAGATATCTTATGATTATCACATTAAATACGCCCGTAAAAACCCGTCTTTTTGCTGGAAAATCGCTTGTTTCATGGCTTAAACGTCATTTATTCTCTTGAGTCGTCGAAATCATCGCTAAGATTAGAACACCCGACGGATTCGCGCTTCAGAAGATGTAATGATGTGTCG contains:
- the kdsD gene encoding arabinose-5-phosphate isomerase KdsD, with the translated sequence MSHIELQPDFDFQKAGKAVLEIEREGLAQLDQYINQDFTLACEMLFRCSGKVVVMGMGKSGHIGRKMAATFASTGTTAFFVHPGEAAHGDLGMVTPQDVVIALSNSGESNEILALIPVLKRLQVKLICVTSRPESSMARAADVHLCVKVPKEACPLGLAPTSSTTAVLVMGDALAVALLEARGFTAEDFALSHPGGALGRKLLLRVNDIMHTGEEIPHVSKDAPLRDALLEITRKNLGMTVICDETMKIEGIFTDGDLRRVFDMGVDVRTLGIADVMTSGGIRVRPGTLAVDALNLMQSRHITAVMVADGDQLLGVVHMHDLLRAGVV
- the kdsC gene encoding 3-deoxy-manno-octulosonate-8-phosphatase KdsC; amino-acid sequence: MSNAGASLATCYGQVSSQMMAQAEKIRLLILDVDGVLSDGLIYMGNNGEELKAFNVRDGYGIRCALTSGIEVAIITGRKAKLVEDRCDTLGITHLYQGQSDKRVAFRDLLDKLAIAPENVAYVGDDLIDWPVMAEVGLSIAVADAHPLLLPRADYVTRINGGRGAVREVCDLLLLAQGKLDEAKGQSI
- the lptC gene encoding LPS export ABC transporter periplasmic protein LptC, whose protein sequence is MSKTRRWVIILLSLLALVLIGVNLADRDDTEAPTVNTSDPTYKSDQSNTVVYSPEGALNYRLIAQHVEYFSEQGDSWFTQPVLTTFDKDKVQTWSIKSDRAKLTNDRMLYLYGHVEVNALTPDAQLRKITTDNAQINLVTQDVTSQDLVTLYGTTFNSSGLRMRGNLRSKNAELIEKVRTSYEIQNKQTQP
- the lptA gene encoding lipopolysaccharide ABC transporter substrate-binding protein LptA; this encodes MKFKTNKLSLNFVIASALLAASLPALAVTGDTEQPIHIESDTQSLDMQGNVVTFTGNVVVTQGTIKINADKVVVTRPGGEDGKEIIDGYGNPATFYQMQDNGKPVKGHASHMHYELAKDFVVLTGNAFLEQLDSNITGDKITYLVKEQKMQAFSEKGKRVTTVLVPSQLQDKNSNQAPAQKKSN
- the lptB gene encoding LPS export ABC transporter ATP-binding protein, which encodes MATLTAKNLAKAYKGRRVVEDVSLTVNSGEIVGLLGPNGAGKTTTFYMVVGIVPRDAGNIIIDDEDISLLPLHARARRGIGYLPQEASIFRRLSVFDNLMAVLQIRDDLTAEQREDRANELMEEFHIEHLRDSLGQALSGGERRRVEIARALAANPKFILLDEPFAGVDPISVIDIKRIIEHLRDSGLGVLITDHNVRETLAVCERAYIVSQGHLIAHGTPQAILEDEHVKRVYLGEDFRL
- the rpoN gene encoding RNA polymerase factor sigma-54, which codes for MKQGLQLRLSQQLAMTPQLQQAIRLLQLSTLELQQELQQALESNPLLEQTDLHDEVDTQQSQDTEALDTADALEQKEMPDELPLDVSWDEIYTAGTPSGNRVDYQDDELPVYQGETTQSLQDYLMWQVELTPFSDTDRAIATSIVDAVDDTGYLTVTLEDILESIGDADIDLEEVEAVLKRVQRFDPIGVAARDLRDCLLIQLSQFVKETPWIEEARLIVSDHLDLLANHDFRALMRVTRLKEDVLKAAVNLIQSLDPRPGQSIQTSEPEYVIPDVLVRKHNGLWTVELNSDSIPRLQINQQYASMCTSSRNDSDNQFIRSNLQEARWLIKSLESRNDTLLRVSRCIVEQQQAFFERGEEYMKPMVLADIAQAVEMHESTISRVTTQKYLHSPRGIFELKYFFSSHVNTEGGGEASSTAIRALVKKLIAAENPAKPLSDSKLTTMLSDQGIMVARRTVAKYRESLSIPPSNQRKQLV
- the hpf gene encoding ribosome hibernation promoting factor; this encodes MQLNITGHNVEITEALREFLNTKFAKLEQYFERINQVYIVLKVEKVTHISDATLHVNGGELHASAEGQDMYAAIDGLIDKLARQLNKHKDKLKQH
- the ptsN gene encoding PTS IIA-like nitrogen regulatory protein PtsN, with amino-acid sequence MINNDSALQLSNVLNQECTRSAVHCQSKKRALEIISELAAKQLGLAPQVVFEAILTREKMGSTGIGNGIAIPHGKLEEDTLRAVGVFVQLETPIAFDAIDNQPVDLLFALLVPADQTKTHLHTLSLVARRLADKTICRRLRAAQSDEELYQIITEAEGNQDDA
- the rapZ gene encoding RNase adapter RapZ; translation: MVLMIVSGRSGSGKSVALRALEDMGFYCVDNLPVVLLPDLARTLADRQISAAVSIDVRNMPESPEIFEQAMSSLPEAFSPQLLFLDADRNTLIRRYSDTRRLHPLSSKNLSLESAIDEESDLLEPLRSRADLIVDTSEMSVHELAEMLRTRLLGKRERELTMVFESFGFKHGIPIDADYVFDVRFLPNPHWDPKLRPMTGLDKPVAAFLDRHTEVHNFIYQTRSYLELWLPMLETNNRSYLTVAIGCTGGKHRSVYIAEQLADYFRSRGKNVQSRHRTLEKRKT